In the genome of Tropicibacter oceani, one region contains:
- a CDS encoding IS1182 family transposase: MMGPRQEAQPVLFYEFSLEDHVPQSHLLRSIDRFVDLSGIRRYLADFYSHTGRPSVDPELLIRMLLVGYCFGIRSERRLCEEVHLNLAYRWFCRLDLSDRVPDHSTFSKNRHGRFRDSELLRHLFETTVARCIEEGLVSGQRMAVDASLIEADANKQNSTPKEEWDAGAIDPADAPRAVREYLDTLDEAAFGAASEVEPKFTSHSDPASQWTAARKGPAFFSYSDNYLIDTDYGVIVDVEATRSIRQAEVGSTKTMLKRVKARFDLHPERLIADTAYGTAPMLGWLVDQQIAPHIPVIDKSGRSDGTWTRADFEWDAENDQYICPEGQELKQFRRNYSDPNRGPTGKGTARYRALKEVCQACPSKAKCCPNADARKITREEHEDARQVARDISKTEQYVISMKLRKKVEMLFAHLKRILGLNRLRLRGPCGANDEFLLAATAQNLRKMAKVLPAPQQPRKA, encoded by the coding sequence ATGATGGGACCGCGGCAAGAGGCGCAACCGGTGCTGTTCTACGAGTTCTCGCTCGAGGATCATGTGCCCCAGAGCCACCTCCTGCGATCGATTGACCGGTTCGTGGACCTGTCCGGCATCCGTCGCTACCTCGCCGATTTCTACAGCCATACCGGGCGGCCTTCCGTCGATCCCGAGCTCCTCATCCGCATGCTGCTGGTGGGATATTGCTTCGGCATCCGGTCCGAACGGCGGCTGTGTGAAGAGGTGCATCTGAACCTGGCGTATCGGTGGTTTTGCCGCCTGGACCTCAGCGACCGCGTCCCTGACCATTCCACGTTCTCGAAGAACCGGCATGGGCGTTTCCGCGACAGCGAACTGCTCCGCCACTTGTTCGAGACGACCGTCGCGCGGTGCATCGAAGAGGGCTTGGTCAGCGGACAGCGCATGGCGGTGGATGCCAGTCTGATCGAGGCTGATGCCAACAAGCAGAACTCGACGCCCAAGGAGGAGTGGGATGCCGGCGCGATCGATCCCGCCGACGCGCCCCGGGCGGTTCGCGAGTATCTTGATACCCTGGACGAGGCAGCGTTCGGTGCCGCCAGCGAGGTCGAGCCCAAGTTCACATCACATTCAGACCCGGCCAGCCAATGGACTGCGGCCCGTAAGGGACCGGCATTCTTCAGTTATTCCGACAACTACCTGATCGATACGGACTATGGCGTCATCGTAGATGTCGAAGCGACACGGTCGATCCGGCAGGCCGAGGTCGGTTCCACGAAAACGATGCTCAAGCGGGTCAAGGCCAGGTTCGACCTGCACCCTGAACGTCTGATCGCGGACACGGCCTACGGCACCGCCCCCATGCTCGGCTGGTTGGTCGATCAGCAGATCGCGCCGCACATCCCGGTCATCGACAAGTCAGGGCGCAGCGACGGGACCTGGACCCGCGCCGACTTCGAATGGGACGCGGAGAACGATCAATACATCTGCCCAGAAGGACAGGAGCTGAAGCAATTCCGCCGGAATTATTCCGACCCGAACCGGGGTCCGACTGGCAAGGGAACAGCCCGGTATCGGGCTTTGAAAGAGGTCTGCCAGGCTTGCCCCTCCAAGGCAAAGTGCTGCCCGAACGCTGATGCCCGCAAGATCACCCGTGAGGAACATGAGGACGCCCGACAGGTTGCCCGCGACATTTCCAAGACCGAGCAATACGTAATCTCGATGAAGCTGCGGAAGAAGGTCGAGATGCTCTTTGCCCATCTCAAACGGATCCTTGGCCTGAACCGGCTCCGACTACGCGGCCCATGCGGTGCAAACGACGAATTCCTCCTCGCCGCAACCGCCCAAAACCTCCGCAAGATGGCCAAGGTCCTTCCCGCACCGCAGCAACCGCGGAAAGCCTGA